One stretch of Pseudoxanthomonas sp. Root65 DNA includes these proteins:
- a CDS encoding glycosyltransferase yields the protein MSMSWADVRFMLERARGLIRRGLASLRTRGLGPTWARVRRQFARRAPPIAEPLWFPAAGPFAPFTVPATEAPRASIVIPVYNQATHTLTCLRSLAAHRAAATCEIIVVDDGSTDETGAWMPQIDGLRYHRRPTNGGFIAACNDGAALAQGDYLVFLNNDTVPQPGWLDALLATFDAHAGVGLVGAQLVYPDGRLQEAGGVVFDDGSAWNYGRFDSPDDPRYASLRDADYCSGAAIAVPAEVFREAGGFDARYAPAYYEDTDLAFSLRARGLRVLYQPASRVVHLEGITSGTDTGSGAKAYQVRNRDVFAGKWKDALARQPQAGSLPTAGSVVRPRRQILVVDAETPRPDHDSASLRLVNLMRLLIDDDAHVVFLPADLRYAEGDTDRLRRLGIESWHAPFATRPAAWLREHGPRFDVVMLSRHYVAAEFLPLVRRFAPQARVVFDTVDLHFLRELRGAELANNASLRRTAERTRDREFALMQQADITLVVSPVEREMLSTLLPEVRADVVANLHEMATTGLPFEQRRDLVFVGGFRHPPNVDAVQWFGRHIFPLIHARQPDIRFHCIGMGPPADVLALQSQPGIVVHGHVADLGPYMDGARIAIAPLRFGAGVKGKINLSMAHGQPVVATSCAVEGMHLTDGHDVLVADEANAFAEAVLRLYGDADLWQRLAGNGRENIARHFSMEAARDTVQRVFRRHGRSE from the coding sequence ATGTCGATGTCGTGGGCCGACGTGCGCTTCATGCTGGAACGCGCGCGCGGCCTGATCCGTCGGGGCCTGGCCAGCCTGCGAACGCGCGGCCTCGGGCCCACCTGGGCGCGGGTCCGACGGCAGTTCGCGCGCCGCGCGCCGCCGATCGCCGAGCCGCTCTGGTTTCCCGCCGCCGGACCCTTCGCTCCATTCACCGTGCCCGCCACTGAGGCGCCGCGCGCCAGCATCGTGATCCCGGTCTACAACCAGGCGACGCATACGCTCACCTGCTTGCGTTCACTGGCGGCGCATCGGGCTGCCGCGACGTGCGAAATCATCGTGGTCGATGATGGCTCCACAGACGAAACCGGCGCGTGGATGCCGCAGATCGACGGATTGCGCTATCACCGACGCCCTACCAACGGCGGCTTCATCGCGGCATGCAACGATGGTGCGGCGCTGGCCCAGGGTGACTACCTGGTCTTCCTCAACAACGACACCGTGCCGCAACCGGGCTGGCTCGATGCCCTGCTCGCGACCTTCGATGCGCATGCGGGCGTGGGCCTGGTCGGTGCGCAGCTGGTGTATCCCGACGGCCGCCTGCAGGAAGCGGGCGGCGTGGTGTTCGACGACGGCTCGGCCTGGAACTATGGCCGCTTCGATTCGCCCGACGATCCCCGCTACGCCAGCCTGCGCGACGCGGATTACTGCTCCGGTGCGGCGATCGCCGTCCCCGCGGAGGTGTTCCGGGAAGCAGGCGGTTTCGATGCGCGGTACGCGCCGGCGTACTACGAAGATACCGACCTCGCCTTCAGCCTCCGCGCACGCGGCCTTCGCGTGCTCTACCAGCCTGCATCGCGCGTCGTGCACCTGGAAGGGATCACCTCCGGCACCGACACCGGCAGCGGAGCCAAGGCCTATCAGGTACGCAACCGCGACGTGTTCGCGGGGAAGTGGAAGGACGCGCTCGCCCGCCAACCGCAGGCGGGCAGCCTGCCGACGGCCGGCTCGGTCGTGCGTCCCCGGCGGCAGATCCTGGTCGTCGATGCGGAGACACCGCGCCCGGACCACGATTCCGCGTCCCTGCGCCTGGTCAACCTGATGCGGCTGCTGATCGACGACGACGCGCATGTGGTCTTCCTGCCCGCAGACCTGCGCTACGCCGAAGGCGATACCGACCGCCTGCGCCGTCTCGGCATCGAATCGTGGCATGCGCCCTTCGCGACGCGCCCCGCCGCCTGGCTCCGCGAACATGGTCCCCGCTTCGACGTGGTGATGCTCTCCCGCCACTATGTTGCCGCGGAGTTCCTGCCGCTGGTCCGTCGCTTCGCGCCCCAGGCGCGGGTGGTGTTCGACACGGTCGACCTGCACTTCCTGCGGGAGCTGCGCGGCGCCGAACTGGCCAACAACGCCAGCCTCCGCCGCACGGCCGAGCGCACGCGCGATCGCGAGTTCGCGCTGATGCAGCAGGCCGACATCACGTTGGTGGTGAGTCCCGTGGAGCGCGAGATGCTGTCGACGTTGCTGCCGGAGGTTCGCGCGGACGTGGTGGCGAACCTCCACGAGATGGCCACGACCGGCCTTCCGTTCGAGCAGCGGCGCGATCTGGTGTTCGTGGGCGGTTTCCGCCATCCGCCGAACGTGGATGCCGTTCAATGGTTCGGCCGACACATCTTCCCGCTGATCCATGCGCGACAACCCGACATCCGCTTCCACTGCATCGGCATGGGCCCGCCCGCCGACGTGCTGGCCCTGCAGTCGCAACCGGGGATCGTCGTGCACGGGCATGTGGCGGACCTGGGCCCGTACATGGATGGTGCGCGCATCGCGATCGCACCGCTGCGTTTCGGTGCCGGCGTCAAGGGCAAGATCAACCTGAGCATGGCGCACGGTCAGCCGGTGGTGGCCACGTCGTGCGCAGTCGAAGGCATGCACCTGACCGACGGACACGATGTGCTGGTCGCCGATGAGGCGAATGCCTTCGCCGAGGCCGTGTTGCGACTGTATGGCGATGCCGACTTGTGGCAGCGGCTTGCCGGCAATGGCCGCGAGAACATCGCGCGCCATTTCTCCATGGAGGCCGCGCGCGACACGGTGCAACGCGTTTTCCGGCGCCACGGAAGGTCTGAGTAA
- the mrcB gene encoding penicillin-binding protein 1B — protein MARNDYDDEALDEDDIDDGDGPGWRQRLLTWGLAAVGLGLGFLIPYTLYLNHQVTERFGELRWQIPTRVYARPLQVAPGLAMDAQTLKTELDAASYRDDGAGERPGTYMRDGGRFTISSRGFIDVDGRVAPRRLQVSLSGGRIAAVRDVARKQNLKAARLDPARIATLYGQKQEERRLVRLEEVPELLVTGLQAVEDRDFKDHHGVDLSGMVRAAWLLVRSGGDTRQGASTLTQQLARSGLLGIGKEQTPTRKFNEILYALILEARYDKRTILEAYFNQVYLGQRGSQAIHGVAAGSEFWFGRDLDSLTTEQIALLIGMVKGPSYYDPRRNPERAKERRDYALLKLHETGLLDDAEYKRALAAPLGVTKTPGMAAANRFPAYVDLVRRQLARDYPESALQGAGLSVLTGMSPSAQAYAEASVTRTIKALENKRRPTLQAGMVVTDVHDGDVLAVVGSRNVSEVGFNRAVEAQRPVGSLLKPFVYLLALAQPDQYSLASWVDDSPVTVQLGKGRRWTPANSDRRSHGTVRLVDALARSYNQATVRVGMKVEPDRLAQLLRVLAGIQAEPNPALILGATDQSPYAMAQLYQFLASGGEIQPLHAVRGVLDPDGKLLKRYDKTPAPAQEGDSIAANLITVALQQVVSNGTGRQLIGDGLGRLQSAGKTGTSNDGRDSWYAGYTGDHLAVVWMGNDQNEQTGLYGGTGAMRVWSGLFARLPSAPLKVSGKGLDWQWVVGSNTTDAGCPEARQLPFVSGFAPAYAACVVEQPPVEGEEQEGGGWRSWFGLDRKEEPAPSPPDTPPQQP, from the coding sequence GTGGCCCGCAACGACTACGACGACGAAGCGCTGGACGAAGACGACATCGATGACGGCGATGGGCCCGGCTGGCGGCAGCGCCTGCTCACCTGGGGCCTGGCGGCGGTGGGCCTGGGCCTGGGATTCCTGATCCCGTACACGCTGTATCTGAACCACCAGGTCACCGAGCGCTTCGGCGAACTGCGCTGGCAGATCCCCACGCGCGTGTACGCGCGGCCGCTGCAGGTCGCGCCGGGACTGGCGATGGATGCGCAGACCCTGAAGACCGAACTCGATGCCGCGTCGTACCGCGACGATGGCGCGGGCGAGCGGCCGGGCACGTACATGCGCGACGGCGGTCGCTTCACCATATCCAGTCGGGGCTTCATCGACGTGGATGGCCGGGTGGCGCCGCGCCGGTTGCAGGTCAGCCTGTCCGGTGGCCGGATCGCCGCCGTGCGCGACGTGGCGCGCAAGCAGAACCTGAAGGCGGCGCGGCTGGATCCGGCGCGCATTGCCACGCTGTACGGACAGAAGCAGGAAGAGCGCCGGCTGGTGCGGCTGGAGGAAGTGCCGGAACTGCTGGTGACCGGCCTGCAGGCGGTCGAGGACCGCGATTTCAAGGACCACCACGGTGTCGATCTGTCGGGCATGGTCCGCGCGGCGTGGCTGCTGGTGCGTTCCGGCGGCGATACGCGCCAGGGCGCCAGCACGCTGACCCAGCAGCTCGCGCGCAGCGGCCTGCTCGGCATCGGCAAGGAACAGACGCCGACGCGCAAGTTCAACGAGATCCTCTACGCGCTGATCCTAGAGGCGCGCTACGACAAGCGCACCATCCTGGAGGCGTACTTCAACCAGGTGTACCTGGGCCAGCGCGGCAGCCAGGCCATCCACGGTGTCGCCGCCGGGTCGGAGTTCTGGTTCGGGCGCGATCTCGACAGCCTGACCACCGAGCAGATCGCGCTGCTGATCGGCATGGTCAAGGGACCGTCGTACTACGACCCGCGCCGCAATCCGGAGCGGGCGAAGGAGCGCCGCGATTACGCGCTGCTGAAACTGCACGAGACCGGCCTGCTCGACGATGCCGAATACAAGCGCGCGCTCGCCGCGCCGCTGGGCGTGACCAAGACGCCGGGCATGGCCGCCGCCAACCGCTTCCCCGCCTATGTGGACCTGGTCCGCCGCCAGCTGGCGCGCGACTACCCCGAAAGCGCGCTGCAGGGCGCGGGCCTGAGCGTGCTCACCGGCATGTCGCCGTCGGCGCAGGCCTACGCGGAAGCGTCGGTGACGCGCACGATCAAGGCGCTGGAGAACAAGCGCAGGCCGACGCTGCAGGCCGGCATGGTGGTGACCGACGTGCACGACGGCGATGTGCTGGCCGTGGTCGGCAGCCGCAACGTGTCCGAAGTCGGCTTCAATCGCGCCGTGGAAGCGCAGCGGCCGGTCGGTTCGCTGCTCAAGCCGTTTGTCTATCTGCTGGCGCTGGCCCAGCCGGACCAGTATTCGCTGGCGTCGTGGGTCGACGATTCGCCGGTGACCGTGCAGCTCGGCAAGGGGCGGCGATGGACGCCGGCCAATTCCGACCGCCGCAGCCATGGCACCGTGCGCCTGGTCGACGCACTGGCACGCTCCTACAACCAGGCCACCGTCCGGGTGGGCATGAAGGTCGAACCGGACCGGCTGGCGCAGCTGCTCCGCGTGCTGGCCGGGATCCAGGCCGAACCGAATCCGGCGTTGATCCTGGGCGCGACCGACCAGAGCCCGTACGCGATGGCGCAGCTTTACCAGTTCCTTGCCTCAGGCGGGGAGATCCAGCCGCTGCACGCGGTGCGTGGCGTGCTCGACCCCGACGGCAAGCTGCTCAAGCGCTACGACAAGACGCCGGCGCCGGCGCAGGAAGGCGACTCGATCGCCGCCAATCTCATCACCGTGGCGCTGCAACAGGTGGTGTCCAACGGCACCGGTCGCCAGTTGATCGGTGATGGCCTGGGCCGCCTGCAGTCGGCCGGCAAGACCGGCACCAGCAACGACGGCCGCGACAGCTGGTACGCCGGCTACACCGGCGATCACCTGGCGGTGGTCTGGATGGGCAACGACCAGAACGAACAGACCGGCCTGTACGGTGGCACCGGTGCGATGCGCGTGTGGTCGGGTCTGTTCGCCCGCCTGCCAAGCGCGCCGCTGAAGGTGTCGGGCAAGGGCCTCGACTGGCAGTGGGTGGTCGGCTCCAACACCACCGATGCCGGCTGTCCCGAAGCGCGCCAGTTGCCGTTCGTGTCCGGCTTTGCACCTGCCTATGCCGCCTGCGTGGTCGAGCAACCGCCGGTCGAAGGCGAAGAGCAGGAAGGCGGTGGCTGGCGCAGCTGGTTCGGCCTGGACCGCAAGGAAGAACCCGCACCGTCGCCCCCGGACACGCCCCCGCAACAGCCGTGA